The following is a genomic window from Episyrphus balteatus chromosome 1, idEpiBalt1.1, whole genome shotgun sequence.
AATAAAAAACTGTGAAAATAGAATAACTTAAGAACGACAGACACATGAAAAACCTCATTTGCGCCTTTCCCGAAGCACAACAAAAACCTTTTacacaatttcttaaaattaaaaattgtatgaacaTAATAAGTATATAAAAACATTACCTGTGCATAATTGTCataaatgaacaacaaaatgTAATTAAAGAAAGCATGAATGTAGATCATGAGCCTGATGATGCAGATATTATTGATTCTGATTCAGGAAATGAATGAGAAAATATTATATGtacaattgtaaaattttaattaagattTAGTTTACTGTGTTGTAACAAGCAGCCGGTTCCAGAGTTGCCATGCTTTGGAACATCTTTTCTCTTACGCTCACAGTTACCTAGAGGGAGAATCGTTGATTAAAAGCATGCAACCCCTGCTTGCAATTATTTATGGCAACCACTGGTTAttgtaaattttgattttatattaaatttttgtgagAAAGCCAAAAATGTATGTACCATTGTACCTGTTTAATACTGGTTGCGACTGACTGAGAGCTGGAAATCCTGTTTTTTTTATCCTTTgcattgttttctttaaaaagacgtacataaaaaaaattattttatatttttgaatatctaAAAATATCACCTCAGTCcgcgtttttatttaattttttttcaaaaatttaactttctttttagttttacacaatttgttgtttgtttttacacATCTAACacatttctttttaataaattaactaCACGTATAAAATAAGTTCACGAACTGTATGAGTTTCAATATTAAAGACAGGAAGGTACACTTCTTATACAATTAACGTTTTCGAGAATTGCTATTCTCGAAAACgttaattgttgaaaataaaactttgtatgagtataagaaaTGTACCTTTCTGTCTTTAACATTTCTTTTTGATCAAAGCTAAAGTTTTCAATCTTTCCCTTTCAAGAGCACATTCGTTGGTGTTTTCACAATTGAAACCATACAGATTATGGAAGGTGCCATGACCATCAATGgtttctatttaaaaatcacAGTCAAAGACAAATTGCACAGAAGCTTTCGGTTCTATGAGAACATAACCAATACAAATAATGATTCCAAAAACCTTCATTACTTGATTAGATGAACATAAACCCAAGTCTATGGTGTCTTCAACACCTTACAGTACAGGAGGGGAAAAAGATCTTGAAgcagaaatgtttttttaacaatgcacttttcttttattttgtcctaaaaacTTGCAGTTGTTTTGGTAAATGCATTGATTGACATCTTTTAAGAACTCCTGACTGTTAATTACACCAGTTCCTCGATATGCCTTTTAATCTGCAGAAGTTATTATTCGATATTCTTCTTCTCGAGTTTCCTCTTCGTACATACGTCGTACCAGGCATCTCATCTTACTTGGGTCACATAATAGAACAAGAATTAactacagattttttttttgggtatgaGTTAATACTGCTTGCTTCATATTTTTAGTGTTCTGTCAACTTTTTATAAACTGGCAATCATCACTATCCtccatgtaaaaataaattgcttccATTACTATGGAAATTTGATTTTGGACGATTTCACTTGATTTGGTCTAACctcttttctttaattttaaagcttatccaggaagaaatttggaaaatagcATTCAATAATGTAAGTCCGTCGTCCAAATCCTAAGAAAAAATTCTCCCCTGCACTTAACTTTTCTCGATAAAGCTTGATTTTGATAAAAGccatacaaatacaaattgaaCTCTGATTTGCATCTCAAACGTTTTCCAGAATCATCCTTATTTCTAACATCCGTTGCAGTTCTTTTTCCTTGTTTGACATAGAAACAATGGgtgtatttttttctacaatcCCCATGAACAACTATTTGGCTTTTTTCATTCCAAAACACGACTTCATCTTCTAAGCAcaccaataaaattttaattcgaaCTAAAGGATATAGTAAACTAGTAATTCCAAAACAACTAATTTCTatcgaaaaaaaaggaaattcctAACAACCTTTTGTTTagtattttcaatttcattcacGGAATTATGTTGTTGGAATTGCTCAACCCAAATGGTTTGAATTAAATCAGATAGGGAAGTGAGCGTACAATATTATCTATCTTTTTCACTAAAATAATcaacataatttaaaatatatacatatttgaatAATTGAAGAAGTTCACGAAAGacgaaaataaaattcacaaatGTTCTATATTTAGAAAGAAAGCgcatattttaaatttgtggTGAGGAAAAAATTAATGTGGTATTTTTCTCATgtccatttttctttttaaatgttGAGCTATTCCATTGGACTTTCGTACACAAAGAGTTTAAGGGCAACCACAGCTTAAACTCAAAGGCACCAAATGGTACTTCCATGTCCAAAGTACATTGTTTGCTTTTATCATCTTTTTACCACCCGCGTGGCCAGTTTTATTGTATATTGTATAAAATAAGGGGGGTAGATACTTCAAGTTCTTCTCTAGCCCACTGAGCTGGTCCAGTGTCCGGTCCGTCCATCCTTCTACCCAACTTACATTGTTTCAGAGAGCTGCATTGTTGTCCAAAAAAGAAGCAGGTCAGCGGTTGGTGCTGGCGCTGTGCTGGGCTTGTTTGGTTGGGCTATAATAGCATTTTCCATTTCGCAGTTTTGCTGTGGTCCACTTTTATATTCCAATCCTCATGGGAGAACTTAAATTATGTCCTCTGACCGCTCAGTCACACTTGGCGAATACCATGCCGCCACTCTCCGTCTCCACTATACAGCAGAACAGTAATTTCGGTGAAATTCGACTCGGAGACGTGATCGGGTTTTGTTGAAGGAGCGAAACTTTTGTGCACATTCAAGCACATGGTTATGTGGTAAGGTTACTTTTATCTTATGTTTAAATAGTGAAATGGAATGGATTGTGGACTCTTTTAAGTGTacggtttcttttttttttttattattatttctagaGTTGatgtaattttagtttttattgacTTCGAAAACAGAGCAAACGTAAAAAGAATCCATTGGGTTGAGTGCTTTGTGTTGGCATGTTGCAGTAAAAAAACAATTGCCTTGGTGGTCACGGTGGCAATTTGGTATGTGATTGTTTGTGCCGCACACAACTCgaattgtattatttttcttttgaaaataaaataactattttGGTGTATGGTAGTTACGTACTATACATAAACTCAgcataaaaaattttatggatgtttattttttattttcttcacatCTTCTCTCATTCGTGATAGGATTTTTATctaaacaaaatacatataacGGTTTTAGAGGATATTGTTTTCCTAAactatttttcaagaaatacaTTCCTGCATAGGTAGGTATTTTATATtgagtttaaaatttaaggTCCGTTGCAGTGTTGCCGCTGTGCGACTTTAGTCGCATTTTGAACATATTCCCTTAAGTTCCATTACTTTGGCTTGAAAAATCGCATTATCTTCAAAACAATACCCATCTATTGAATATTTGACGCTATACAACATTCAATGCGAGGAAAAATTATACAACTATCATAGCCCTGGAGTGTATAAGGGTTTTTGAATAATATTAACCCAGTACTTTTGGGTTTAAAATATCAGGAACTAATAACAcaatgttataaaatttatttatttttattaaaacaatgtACTTACTTACTAAATTTACAAGATATGGCATTTAGTTCACAGCCTtagtataataaaaaaaaatagtccatTTGAAGGGTGTGACCAGACGTTGCTTCcatttttcttggaaaataaaacattgtaagcttatttgttgaaattttgttcttgtttctGAAAGGAGATATAGgaacataaatatattttaaaaatttggatttttaagaGTTACCAGTATATTTTTAATCCCTTTTTTTCATCAGGTAAAGGCAGCTACAGTGTCCTGGGCAAATGTGTCTTTGGCAAGTAGTGCAAGCGATTCTTGATTTCTTATCTCACGTTCTAGGACATAAGAAGCATCTTCCCTGCTTTGCTATCTTTTTTGGAGGTTCATTTGATGAAAAATATACTCGAAATGCTGAGAATTGCCTTACACTGATTCTCGAAGTactttttcgattatacctCTCATGTGACCGTGTATAGTTCCTTCCAACCGCTTTTGCGGTTTTGGTTTTGCCAAAGACAAGCCCAAATTATGCAAAAAGGTGCTGCTCCTTCTAACCcacatttttttagctttcttaAAAAAGCTTGCTGCAAATGAAAATAGCACCCAGCTgtttgtatttcaaaaaatacagCATTTACTGCAGAAAGTTCAAAGTCACTTATTATGAAACTAGCTTGTGGATTTTCCATTTCGCTGGCTATgtactaaaagaaaaaaaaagtatgtcaATGATCTCACTTGGGGCTTACCTACTCAGGAATTGTTGAACTAGAATCAGTTTAAGTTCAGTCCATCGGGAAAAATTTGAAGAAAGGTGCGAAGTCAGCTAAGTTAGGATGCAGCATTGAAGATGGTTTTTTTCTAATAGACGGAAGATATGTCtcattgaagaaatttttcCTGAAGGTGACTTAAGGTTTGGGTGAAGATGGTATGATCTTAAACCAATCAGCCACCATCTATGGGGGAACCCAAACATGGCCGCGGATTTCCATAACTAGGACGGCATAGGCCACTGCACCAACATCCGCAATGGCCCTTGAGATGGAGATGATGATAGCCAGGGCTACCTTTGCGCCTCTAAAGCGgtgtttttcctctttttttcacccaatccactttccccccactttttaaaaattgacaaaaacccctctttttgatattttggttcctctttttcctcttttttacgcttgattaaaaaaaattacatatttttgaaaatcaaggaaAATGTGACTTATATCTAGGGTGTCCATTTGGGAGCTTTCTAAAAAGTCACACAATTGAGCCCGATGATGATTTATAAAAACCGAAACGCGTccctgaaataattttttaaaataatttaatgttgtgaaaatttaaaaattttaaaattaaataaaattatataaaaaaatattaataacttaaaaatttaatttttttttttttattttatttttattaatattatacaTTAATACACACAACATGGAGACTACACCACAAAGAAATTTGTGTTGCGGGAAAGGCGCAAATGAGGTATTTTGTGTGACTGTCGTACTTAACTTATTCTATTTTCACATATTCTTGTTGAGGcctctttttttatcaaaatcctcttttttggcctctttttgaaaatctacgaaGGTAGCCCTGATGATAGCCCGTCTGCTGTTATAtctttcaacaaaaatgttCTTGTTTTTGTACCCTAGCCTGACGTTAAGTGTCGATGCGCTGGCAacatcccccccccccccaatcCGGCGAACTTAATGCCGTGCATCACAAGCGGGCTACGTCCCTGAAGCTTAACATTCTTCCCTTTCCAAACACTTCCTTTCCCAACTTCCTACCTCATCCTTTTTCCTACCTAACTGGCCTACCGACACCTCCCCTGCTCCTCTTGCCTCGCAACAAAATCGCAGTGGTTTTTCTGATGATTTTTAAACTCTAGAAAATATTTCGAGGAATGATTCCAATGAATTATGACGCGTTGATGAATTCCTTGCATCTTTACTTCCAAGTTCGgaataatgtatttaaaaagcagaaaagaaataccttgattttttaAGTTATCGTTGACAAGGAATGCCCGCCTTAGGTGGTTAGAATCTTTTCGATATACCTAGTACATATATATGAAACACGAAAGCACACAATTATtgatctatttatttttattgttacaAATGTGTACTATCAACATTCTTAGCCGTACTTCTTTTGAGGGACACAGGCGTTCAATCAGTTTAACATTATCTTCCCACCATCACCAAACTCCATGGCTGGTATTACATTCATTACAGGAAAGGAATTCTTTCCAAATATAGCACTTGGAATTTTGATGTCAACTCCTGTTACAGTTACAAGTGTAGAAAGGAGTTTTCTAACCCTAAATTTATAAAagcttaaacttaaaaattaccAATACCAATTTGCATTATGTAACATCTTTATCTGGTTCTGATAATAGCTAATGCTAACTATGACTTTTGATTTGACTGAAAAATCACAAGAATAGTGTATCGATTAAGTTAATggcaaaaattcattaaattttattcaaatcatTAAACCGCTTACTTGAAAAATTTATCTTCAAGATACCCACCTAAATATGTGTGGAAAATAGACAACTTCTTGCATCACACCCGTTCAAGAAAACACCCTTGTCGAAATGACTTCCTTACTATTCTCCTCTTTTTCAGATTATGTGTACCTAAGTATCTTACCTTAACGTATGAAGGTACACATACGCGTATGGCGCATCATTCTTACAATATCTGGTTACCTATTTCATGTGATATATGAATATAAGGATTTCAGATTCAAATCCCTCTAAATCCTTTGGTAAGCCatcaacacaaacaaaattcaatcaAAACGTTAAGATCTTGATTTTCCGTTTTGTTTGGAAGAATATCTCCGTTAGGTTTTGTTTTCTCCATTTCCAGTTCTCTCATTGATGGATTACGTCGCGACGGTATATCTGGGAAGACTAATAGAAGTGCAGATGAAAACTCAGGGTACTTTCAGAAATAGGTTAGTATTTTCTTCTATCTAGGTTTTGGTATGGTATATTTCTAGAAAATTTCGCATTTATATTTAGGTTCATGCTGATGGCTTGTATAAATATGTAATACAGTATGTGATGAAAGGAGCATTAACGCTCTCATTATGAATAGCAaacagaaaaaattactttaaggtcatgtcaaaaaaataatggcGAGAAGTACAAAGATTTTATAGCGATGTTAAAAAAGCCCTCTGTGTGACGAGGCCTCAAAAAATAGGCTGAAAAgatgagtttttcttttttttcacccAATCCACTTTCCCTTCACCTTTTTAAAACTGTCCAAAGTGCCTCTTTCACCTCCTCTTAAGTACTCTATAACTTTTCTTTCCTAATTTTTTCTTTGTGCTGAATCAATAACAATAAACTAAATTCATAAAGGACTGAggcgtttatttaattttttaatgtgttACTTCTAAGCCGTGAACtttaataatgttaattttggTTAATGTTTAAAAAGACgactttaaaaagtaaaaattttaatttaaaaaattaatagtttGTACTTACGTCAAGTTATCTACTCTACGCGTAGTTAATCGGATAAACTACACGGCTGATTTGTTTCGTTTGCTACCTACATTTGTTACTTgtcctacctacctacctataaaacgttaaattttaaaaagatttgaaaaaaaatacgaggaaaaactaaaaacattttACAACAGTTAATAAATAACTTCGTTTTCGAACCTTTTCAAGGCAACCACTCAAAGTCAATCTGATTTCAAAGATATTCTAAATCTGAACTCAGTTTATGGTAGTTTTTGTTACTCGGCCACCTGCTAGATTTTTACTTACTGTTGCGTTAATGAGCTAAATCCtggaattcaaaatttaaaaaaaaaagtcaaattcaaTAATCATCTGTTTTAATCTTGTCGTAATCATTCAATTCTCCAGATgagaaaatctcaataaaatgAAGCGTGACCACATTTTGCTGAGATGTTGAAAGATTTTTGCCAAGATATCTTGGGTCAAGGCTATATGCAGCCATTGCATCAATGGATAGCGCCATTTCTTGTCTGGCTTTCAAAAAGTGGCCAAACTTTTCCGGTAATTGAAGCTGTAGCCACATATCTACAGCTTCGGAAATAATGGTTGCATCATCTTggcatttatttattaatttgcaAACAGGATCATAGATGAAAATTTCTTCCTCAACTGATTGTATAAAATTGTCATCAAACAATAGCTCCTTGATATCTGTTGAAATCTTTTTATCCGCATCGGTAGCTGCTAAGGTTTTCATATGATataaattctgcaaaaaatgtttaaaactgTCTCTATAGGTGCACCAGTGTACATCGATAGGCAAACGAACTCTTTTACCTTTtgtagtttattattttttttctagaccagagtggtttttaaaaaaaacgttgaATTTTACAACCTCTTCGTTTAAATGTTTGTTGGCAATTCCTTTTGCCAACAAATTAGCTGTGTGACTGTTACACGTTACATGAATAAGATCGGAATCTTTATCCTTAAGCAGGCGGCCcatttttaacatatttctgGCACTGTCCGATATAACACCGTATATTGTGCTGTTACACTTCTCCTTGCAGATTTTGATCGATTTCTCACATGCCTTTGCCAGTTCCTCTCCGGTTTCACTGATGTTGGTTAAATCAAAGGATTCCACCAAAATTTTTTGCACAGTCGTTGTCCTCATAATTGTTAATACATTGTGAGTGTTGTTGTTACTGTTTTTCCAACAGCAAACATTTTATAGCGATGTTAAAAAAGCTCTCTGTGGGACGAGGCCTCAAAAAAATAGGCTGAAAAGGTGATTTTTTCATTTACCCAATCCCGttgatttaagtttttaatttgttactcCTAAGTCGTGAACTGGTAATGTTAGCTTTGGTTAATGTTTAAAAAGAcgactttaaaaatttataatttatttttaaaaatgttattttattttcactctAACAATAAAACTCTGAAACTAAATATgaattcaaatttgaatttctcAACGGTTGGTTGGTATAAGGTTAAGTTTGGGTGGattcaaatttgaatttgtcaacgGTCGGCTGATATTGATATTTATGCCTTatgtttattcaaaaaaaaaaaaaaaaattataataaaaataagtcctttacttcataaatttaaaaatttaaagaacaaaatgcTTGTGGTTGACTTCTTATTGCGGTTTGCGATACGTCAATGGTCTTCCCTCTG
Proteins encoded in this region:
- the LOC129920962 gene encoding LOW QUALITY PROTEIN: uncharacterized protein LOC129920962 (The sequence of the model RefSeq protein was modified relative to this genomic sequence to represent the inferred CDS: substituted 2 bases at 2 genomic stop codons), yielding MAKKEQGGWTTSPLGSSSTDPGARSTGAAPAPDVASGSHDITAKEQRAPTNQPARRCWWQPTILANALKQQNSNNNTHNVLTIMRTTTVQKILVESFDLTNISETGEELAKACEKSIKICKEKCNSTIYGVISDSARNMLKMGRLLKDKDSDLIHVTCNSHTANLLAKGIANKHLNEEVVKFNVFFKNHSGLEKKXXTTKGKRVRLPIDVHWCTYRDSFKHFLQNLYHMKTLAATDADKKISTDIKELLFDDNFIQSVEEEIFIYDPVCKLINKCQDDATIISEAVDMWLQLQLPEKFGHFLKARQEMALSIDAMAAYSLDPRYLGKNLSTSQQNVVTLHFIEIFSSGELNDYDKIKTDDY